Proteins from a single region of Akkermansiaceae bacterium:
- a CDS encoding peptidoglycan-binding protein, with protein MKTISTIALSALLIGSAGIAEAGPLDFLFKKHDSRHDHRHDHRHDNRHDHRYDRDRGRPRMSTEARAQLRLRELGYYRGPIDGSFGRGSQAALVRFQRDSRLRPTGWLDERTRRALRL; from the coding sequence ATGAAAACCATATCAACCATCGCATTGAGCGCCCTTCTCATCGGTTCGGCAGGCATCGCCGAAGCAGGCCCGTTGGACTTCCTCTTCAAGAAGCACGACAGCCGGCATGACCATCGTCACGACCACCGGCATGACAACCGTCACGATCATCGCTATGACCGCGACCGTGGCCGCCCACGGATGAGCACGGAGGCCCGCGCGCAGCTCCGCCTCCGCGAGCTGGGCTACTACAGGGGTCCCATCGACGGTTCCTTCGGTCGTGGTTCGCAGGCCGCGCTCGTCCGCTTCCAGCGTGACAGCCGCCTGCGGCCCACCGGCTGGCTCGACGAACGCACCCGCCGTGCCCTCCGCCTCTGA
- the rtcA gene encoding RNA 3'-terminal phosphate cyclase, with translation MSKLIQIDGEEGGGQMLRTALSLAMITGQPFRMTNIRGKRPKPGLMRQHLTCVRAAVEISDGTADGAEIGSTELVFRAGKVRGGDHRFAIGTAGSTGLLFQTLLPALLHADGASTLRLEGGTHNPLAPPFEFLDHVFLPAIRRMGADATLSLLETGFAPAGGGIMEAAIQPSAPLRPVELHDRGELRATSIRVPVRHLSLDIAGRILDAALVTLPCEDAAIERREPGPGRGVTCLVSATFDHVNELTSALGEMGVTAEAVGHRAAKSMRNHIQSGLPVGRWLADQLLLPMALAGGGSFTTGSLDSHVATNISVIGKFLPMKFQIDSIERGRNLIRVHE, from the coding sequence ATGAGCAAACTCATCCAAATCGACGGCGAGGAAGGCGGCGGGCAGATGCTCCGCACGGCGCTGTCGCTTGCCATGATCACGGGGCAGCCGTTCCGGATGACCAACATCCGGGGCAAGCGGCCGAAGCCGGGACTCATGCGCCAGCATCTGACCTGCGTCCGCGCGGCGGTGGAAATCTCCGATGGCACCGCGGACGGTGCTGAGATCGGCTCCACGGAGCTGGTCTTCCGTGCCGGGAAGGTGAGGGGAGGGGACCACCGCTTCGCCATCGGCACCGCCGGCAGCACCGGCCTGCTGTTCCAGACGCTGCTGCCCGCGCTGCTCCATGCGGACGGCGCGAGCACGCTGCGGCTGGAGGGCGGCACGCACAACCCGCTGGCACCACCGTTCGAGTTCCTCGATCATGTCTTTCTCCCCGCCATCCGCCGGATGGGGGCGGATGCGACCCTTTCCTTGCTGGAGACCGGCTTTGCGCCCGCGGGCGGTGGCATCATGGAGGCGGCCATCCAGCCGTCCGCTCCACTGCGGCCCGTGGAACTCCACGACCGCGGCGAGCTGCGTGCCACCAGCATCCGCGTGCCGGTGCGCCACCTCAGCCTCGACATCGCGGGACGGATCCTGGATGCCGCGCTCGTCACGCTGCCCTGTGAGGACGCCGCGATCGAGCGCCGCGAACCAGGCCCCGGACGTGGCGTGACGTGCCTTGTTTCCGCCACCTTCGACCACGTGAACGAACTGACCAGTGCGCTGGGCGAGATGGGAGTTACCGCCGAAGCGGTGGGCCACCGTGCCGCGAAGTCGATGCGCAACCACATCCAGTCCGGCCTCCCGGTCGGCCGCTGGCTGGCGGACCAGCTGCTGCTGCCGATGGCTCTCGCCGGTGGCGGCAGCTTCACGACCGGCTCGCTCGATTCCCATGTGGCGACGAACATCTCCGTCATCGGGAAATTCCTGCCGATGAAGTTCCAGATCGATTCCATCGAGCGGGGGCGTAACCTGATCCGCGTGCATGAGTGA
- the clpS gene encoding ATP-dependent Clp protease adapter ClpS, which yields MADTDTLTLTREEVATASPWNVLVHDDPVNLMGYVTFVLMKIFGYDEKKAGVLMMQVHKAGRSVVWSGEKEKAEFYVQQLQAHQLKSSLEKAE from the coding sequence ATGGCGGACACCGACACACTGACGCTGACCCGGGAGGAGGTCGCCACGGCCTCTCCATGGAACGTGCTCGTCCATGATGATCCGGTGAACCTCATGGGCTACGTGACCTTCGTGCTGATGAAAATCTTCGGCTACGACGAGAAGAAGGCGGGCGTCCTCATGATGCAGGTGCACAAGGCGGGCCGCTCCGTCGTCTGGTCCGGGGAAAAGGAAAAGGCGGAGTTCTACGTCCAGCAGCTCCAGGCGCACCAACTGAAATCCTCGCTGGAGAAGGCGGAATGA
- a CDS encoding RtcB family protein translates to MNTIHKTDEALGFIPLPDSAGKPITVVGTDVIRDNFDETCLQQAVNSRMAPGVTDVILNPDAHAGYGAPVGCVMVSPTHIYPGPVGVDIKCSMSLLQLDIPEDVIIDKQTRRALINAIVERTPTGAGRGQRTAKKSRRVDRDTGVLAVTEGATARVCEALGIPPEWADRCEDSSHRGHDGTYDALNNRLDYILAQGRIRNFGDKIGQLGSYGGGNHFGECEITRVVDRPSMRAAADVFGLKDGHVSFLSHCGSRGLGNLLAQGQFKDLEKKFRDWATPFPAGDKQLVYAPLGTPEANAYIDDMSIGANFATVNHMLINALVLEAFQEVLPGATGKLVYFISHNIAREEVVDGKKAWVHRKGATRAIPGGHFSLAGTPFAETGHPILLPGNPRDGSVVMVAQGGAERTAWSVNHGAGRAMGRKHAARTLDQKSVDADFDVSDILTNCRKYPIDEAPDAYKNFPEVLRSVEAAGLAQSVAKLQARFVIKDESGADD, encoded by the coding sequence ATGAACACCATCCATAAAACCGACGAAGCCCTTGGTTTCATCCCTCTTCCCGACAGCGCGGGCAAGCCGATCACCGTGGTCGGTACCGACGTGATCCGCGACAACTTCGACGAAACCTGCCTCCAGCAGGCGGTGAACTCCCGCATGGCTCCGGGCGTGACGGACGTGATCCTGAATCCTGACGCGCACGCCGGCTACGGCGCGCCGGTCGGTTGCGTGATGGTTTCCCCGACGCACATCTATCCGGGCCCGGTGGGGGTGGACATCAAGTGCTCCATGTCGCTCCTCCAGCTCGACATCCCGGAGGATGTCATCATCGACAAGCAGACCCGGCGCGCGTTGATCAACGCCATCGTTGAGCGCACCCCGACCGGTGCCGGACGCGGACAGCGGACGGCCAAGAAATCCCGCCGCGTGGACCGTGATACCGGCGTGCTGGCGGTGACCGAAGGCGCGACCGCCCGCGTCTGCGAGGCTCTCGGCATCCCGCCGGAGTGGGCGGACCGCTGCGAGGATTCGTCCCACCGCGGCCACGATGGAACCTATGACGCGCTCAACAACCGCCTGGATTATATCCTGGCGCAGGGCCGGATCCGGAACTTCGGCGACAAGATCGGCCAGCTCGGTTCCTACGGCGGTGGCAACCACTTCGGCGAGTGCGAGATCACCCGCGTGGTGGACCGCCCGTCGATGCGTGCCGCGGCGGACGTCTTCGGCCTGAAGGACGGCCATGTTTCCTTCCTCAGCCACTGCGGATCCCGCGGACTGGGCAACCTGCTCGCGCAGGGCCAGTTCAAGGACCTGGAGAAGAAGTTCCGCGACTGGGCGACCCCGTTCCCGGCCGGTGACAAGCAGCTCGTCTATGCGCCGCTCGGAACCCCGGAAGCCAACGCCTACATCGATGACATGTCCATCGGCGCGAACTTCGCGACGGTGAACCACATGCTGATCAACGCGCTGGTGCTGGAGGCCTTCCAGGAAGTCCTGCCCGGTGCCACCGGAAAGCTGGTCTATTTCATCTCGCACAACATCGCGCGGGAGGAAGTCGTCGATGGAAAGAAAGCATGGGTCCACCGCAAGGGGGCGACCCGTGCGATCCCCGGCGGCCACTTCTCGCTCGCCGGAACCCCGTTCGCGGAGACCGGCCACCCGATCCTGCTGCCGGGCAACCCACGCGACGGGTCCGTGGTGATGGTCGCCCAGGGCGGAGCGGAGCGGACCGCATGGTCCGTGAACCACGGCGCGGGCCGGGCCATGGGCCGGAAGCACGCGGCGCGGACGCTGGACCAGAAGTCCGTGGACGCCGACTTCGACGTTTCCGACATCCTCACCAACTGCCGGAAGTATCCGATCGACGAAGCGCCGGATGCCTACAAGAACTTCCCGGAGGTCCTCCGCAGCGTGGAAGCCGCCGGGTTGGCCCAATCCGTCGCCAAACTGCAGGCGCGCTTTGTCATCAAGGACGAGAGCGGCGCGGATGACTGA
- a CDS encoding TROVE domain-containing protein, producing the protein MANRNLFQTIRGALVPATNTVNEAGGRAYELSAEAALAQLAVTGCLSGTYYASAEAQLEKTLELARQVDVDFLARTALYARRKGFMKDMPALLCAVLATRDLDRLTEIFPQVIDNGKMLRNFVQIIRSGVTGRKSLGSAPKRLVRQWLDYATDRQLIQASVGNAPSLADIVKMVHPQPLTATREAFYAWLVGKPWTSDALPQALREFEAWKKDRQGSVPDVPFQMLTAQDLGETGWAAIADTASWQTTRMNLNTFARHGVFNDAERVKRIAARLADTDLVRKARVFPYQLLVAYLNAGNEVPGAIRESLQDAMEASLANVPAIAGKVVVCPDVSGSMQAAVTGHRKGATSKVRCIDVAALVAAAFLRMNKDADVLPFECDVVNLRLNPRDSVMTNAVKLAKIGGGGTNCSAPLAQLNRDKAKVDLVIFVSDNESWADAKANRGTAMMAEWEKLRLRNPKAKLVCIDIAPYTTTQAASRADILNIGGFSDTVFDIIAGFAAGESGADHWIQRINQQPLNKRMKTA; encoded by the coding sequence ATGGCAAACCGAAACCTCTTCCAAACCATCCGCGGCGCTCTCGTCCCTGCGACCAACACGGTCAACGAAGCGGGAGGCCGTGCCTACGAACTGTCCGCCGAAGCCGCGCTCGCCCAACTGGCGGTCACCGGCTGCCTGTCCGGAACCTACTATGCCTCCGCGGAGGCCCAGCTCGAAAAGACGCTGGAGCTGGCCCGGCAGGTGGATGTGGATTTCCTCGCCCGGACCGCCCTCTACGCCCGGCGGAAGGGCTTCATGAAGGACATGCCCGCCCTACTGTGCGCGGTGCTGGCCACCCGTGACCTCGACCGCCTGACGGAGATTTTCCCCCAGGTGATCGACAACGGAAAGATGCTCCGGAACTTCGTCCAGATCATCCGCTCCGGTGTCACCGGCCGGAAGTCCCTCGGCTCCGCTCCGAAGCGGCTGGTCCGCCAATGGCTGGACTACGCGACGGACCGCCAGCTCATCCAGGCCTCCGTCGGCAACGCTCCTTCGCTCGCGGACATCGTGAAGATGGTCCATCCCCAGCCCCTCACCGCCACCCGTGAGGCGTTCTACGCCTGGCTGGTCGGCAAGCCCTGGACCAGCGACGCGCTGCCCCAGGCGCTGCGGGAGTTCGAGGCCTGGAAGAAAGACCGCCAGGGTTCCGTCCCCGACGTGCCCTTCCAGATGCTCACCGCCCAGGACCTGGGTGAGACCGGATGGGCCGCCATCGCGGACACCGCCTCCTGGCAGACCACGCGGATGAACCTCAACACCTTCGCCCGGCACGGTGTCTTCAACGACGCGGAACGGGTGAAAAGGATCGCCGCACGGCTTGCCGACACAGACCTGGTCCGGAAGGCGCGGGTGTTCCCCTACCAGCTCCTCGTCGCCTACCTCAACGCGGGCAACGAAGTGCCCGGGGCCATCCGCGAGTCCCTCCAGGACGCGATGGAAGCCTCGCTCGCCAACGTGCCCGCCATCGCTGGGAAAGTGGTCGTCTGCCCCGACGTCTCCGGTTCCATGCAGGCCGCCGTCACCGGTCACCGGAAGGGCGCGACCTCGAAGGTGCGCTGCATCGACGTGGCCGCGCTGGTCGCCGCCGCTTTCCTCCGCATGAACAAGGACGCCGACGTGCTGCCTTTCGAGTGCGATGTGGTGAACCTGCGGCTCAACCCCCGGGACTCCGTCATGACCAACGCGGTGAAGCTCGCCAAGATCGGCGGTGGCGGAACCAACTGCTCCGCGCCCCTGGCGCAGCTCAACCGCGACAAGGCCAAGGTGGACCTGGTGATCTTCGTCTCCGACAACGAGTCGTGGGCGGACGCGAAGGCGAACCGCGGCACCGCCATGATGGCGGAGTGGGAAAAGCTCCGGCTCCGCAATCCCAAGGCCAAGCTCGTCTGCATCGACATCGCCCCCTACACGACCACCCAGGCCGCAAGCCGGGCGGACATCCTCAACATCGGCGGCTTCAGTGACACCGTCTTCGACATCATCGCCGGATTCGCCGCCGGTGAAAGCGGAGCGGACCACTGGATCCAGCGGATCAACCAACAACCCCTCAACAAGCGCATGAAAACCGCATGA
- a CDS encoding nucleotidyltransferase domain-containing protein, whose product MSDVEIGNLLERLEALYGVRILYACESGSRAWGFASPDSDFDIRFIYLRPAETYLSVKEHADTIERPLEGLLDAGGWDVRKALKLLAKSNGALVEWLHSPIIYRETPGFRERWQAAARKVFAPRASSDHYRGLARQMMKGKLDAEKVRAKDYLYAMRALLSAAWVTAGKGPPPVEFDRLLSLAPADVMAEIPGLLEYKARSAEGDRMDKLPVIDAFLESTILDLDEKAAGLARPGDHFDILDRMLREELEAGAPRPAVAAEAFSLDRVHQPDLLLFGCVAGSKAYGTDLPGSDEDRRGVFVAPTEFILGLDHLDQVSDERGDIVYYEVGRFVELLLKNNPNALELLGMPEDCIRHRHPLFDLLPPQLFLSKLCAKTFGEYAMGQIRKARGLNKKIVNPQPEQRLALLDFCHVPKGQGSVPVLSWLAERGIDPEACGLTAVQHAAGMYAIYHDGVTNYRGLVSPKDPDALVFSSVPIGAEPVGWMHCNHDAFQAHCKAHREYWEWVANRNEERYQTNSQHGRGYDSKNLMHTLRLLDMAREIATTGELGVRRPDREFLLRVRAGEFDYDELVSLAERKLQEATEAFTNSGLPDAPDREAVNRALVEIRRKFHRIT is encoded by the coding sequence ATGAGTGACGTGGAGATCGGCAATCTGTTGGAGCGGCTGGAAGCACTGTATGGTGTGAGGATCCTCTACGCCTGCGAGTCGGGCAGCCGTGCCTGGGGATTCGCCTCGCCGGACAGCGACTTCGACATCCGCTTCATCTACCTGCGCCCGGCGGAGACCTATCTTTCCGTGAAGGAACATGCGGACACCATCGAGCGTCCGCTGGAGGGCCTGCTGGACGCCGGAGGATGGGATGTGCGGAAGGCGCTGAAGCTGCTGGCGAAGTCCAACGGCGCGCTGGTCGAGTGGCTGCACTCCCCCATCATCTATCGTGAAACCCCCGGCTTCCGGGAAAGGTGGCAGGCGGCGGCACGGAAGGTCTTCGCCCCGCGTGCATCGTCCGACCACTACCGTGGCCTGGCCCGCCAGATGATGAAGGGCAAGCTGGATGCGGAAAAGGTCCGCGCGAAGGACTACCTCTACGCCATGCGCGCGCTGCTTTCCGCCGCATGGGTCACCGCAGGCAAAGGCCCGCCGCCCGTCGAGTTCGACCGGCTGCTGTCCCTGGCACCCGCCGATGTCATGGCGGAGATCCCCGGCTTGTTGGAATACAAGGCGCGCAGCGCGGAAGGCGACCGGATGGACAAGCTCCCGGTGATCGACGCTTTCCTGGAATCAACCATTCTGGATCTGGATGAAAAAGCCGCCGGACTCGCCCGGCCCGGCGATCATTTCGACATCCTCGACCGCATGCTGCGGGAGGAACTGGAGGCAGGCGCACCACGCCCGGCGGTCGCGGCGGAGGCCTTTTCCCTAGACCGCGTGCACCAGCCCGACTTGCTCCTGTTCGGCTGCGTGGCGGGCAGCAAGGCTTATGGCACGGACCTGCCCGGCTCCGACGAGGACCGGCGCGGCGTGTTCGTCGCGCCCACGGAGTTCATCCTCGGGCTGGATCACCTCGACCAGGTTTCCGACGAGCGCGGGGACATCGTCTATTACGAGGTGGGCCGCTTCGTGGAGCTGCTGCTGAAGAACAATCCGAACGCGCTGGAGCTGCTCGGCATGCCGGAAGACTGCATCCGCCACCGCCATCCGTTGTTCGACCTGTTGCCGCCGCAGCTGTTCCTTTCCAAGCTGTGCGCGAAGACCTTCGGCGAGTATGCCATGGGCCAGATCCGCAAGGCCCGCGGGCTGAACAAGAAGATCGTCAATCCGCAGCCGGAGCAACGGCTGGCCTTGCTGGACTTCTGCCATGTTCCGAAGGGGCAGGGCAGTGTGCCGGTGCTGTCATGGCTGGCAGAGCGCGGGATCGATCCTGAAGCATGCGGCCTGACCGCCGTCCAGCACGCCGCCGGGATGTATGCCATCTACCATGACGGCGTGACGAACTACCGTGGCCTCGTTTCCCCGAAGGATCCGGATGCGCTGGTCTTCAGCAGCGTCCCCATCGGTGCGGAGCCGGTCGGCTGGATGCACTGCAACCACGATGCCTTCCAGGCCCACTGCAAGGCCCACCGCGAGTATTGGGAATGGGTCGCGAACCGGAATGAGGAACGCTACCAGACGAACTCCCAGCATGGCCGCGGCTATGACTCGAAGAACCTGATGCACACGCTGCGCCTGCTGGACATGGCCAGGGAGATCGCCACCACAGGAGAGCTGGGGGTGCGCCGTCCGGACCGGGAGTTCCTGCTGAGGGTGAGGGCGGGGGAGTTCGATTACGATGAACTCGTCTCACTGGCGGAACGGAAACTCCAGGAAGCGACGGAGGCGTTCACGAACTCCGGCTTGCCCGATGCCCCGGACCGCGAAGCGGTGAACCGCGCGCTGGTGGAGATCCGGCGGAAATTTCACCGCATCACATGA
- the rtcR gene encoding RNA repair transcriptional activator RtcR, translated as MKRVLIGLLGTKMDGGTEAWRWDRWRPTVSLFQHEDLVWDRMELLAEPTFNILAKQVADDIRMVSPETSVELHRMDFGKDPWDLEKVYSVLHDWSRGYRFDPENEEYFIHITTGTHIAQISLFLLNEAGTLPGKLIQSSPPPAGRFRTPPPPRYAVIDLDLSKYDQLSTRFDKEQTEVLDFLKSGIATRNPTFNRLIERIEQVAMRSKAPMLLTGPTGAGKSHLAKRIYDLRKQRAGLRGGFVEVNCATLTGDTAASALFGHVRGSFTGAQKDRPGLLREADGGLLFLDEIGELGLDEQAMLLRALEDKTFLPVGADRAVTSDFQLIAGTNKDLRAEVAAGTFREDLLARIHLWTFALPGLAERREDIGPNLEFELEKYHRNHGRAVSLNKEARTHFLKFAEAADTPWRGNFRDLNAAVTRMATLAPRGRIRPEDVAEEITRLKESWQRPERGCEVARHRLSDDLLESIDPFDRVQLCYVAEVCMRSKNLSDAGREIFSVSRGKRAVTNDADRLKKYLARFGLCFDDVR; from the coding sequence ATGAAGCGAGTTCTGATAGGACTGCTGGGCACCAAGATGGATGGTGGCACGGAAGCGTGGCGGTGGGACCGCTGGCGGCCGACCGTTTCCCTGTTCCAGCATGAGGATCTGGTGTGGGACCGCATGGAGCTGCTCGCGGAACCGACCTTCAACATCCTGGCGAAGCAGGTGGCGGATGACATCCGGATGGTGTCTCCGGAGACCTCCGTCGAGCTCCACCGGATGGATTTCGGAAAAGACCCGTGGGATCTGGAGAAAGTGTACAGCGTGCTGCATGACTGGTCGCGCGGCTACCGCTTCGACCCGGAGAACGAGGAATATTTCATCCACATCACGACCGGCACGCACATCGCGCAGATCTCCCTGTTCCTCCTCAATGAGGCGGGGACGCTGCCGGGCAAGCTGATCCAGAGTTCTCCTCCGCCTGCGGGTCGGTTCCGGACTCCGCCGCCGCCGAGGTATGCGGTCATCGACCTCGACCTTTCCAAGTACGACCAGCTTAGTACCCGCTTCGACAAGGAGCAGACGGAGGTGCTGGATTTCCTGAAAAGCGGCATCGCCACGCGGAACCCGACGTTCAACCGGCTCATCGAGCGGATCGAGCAGGTGGCCATGCGGTCGAAGGCGCCCATGCTGCTGACCGGCCCGACCGGTGCGGGGAAATCCCATCTCGCCAAGCGCATCTATGACCTGCGGAAACAACGGGCGGGTCTGCGGGGCGGCTTCGTGGAGGTGAACTGCGCCACGCTCACCGGGGACACCGCCGCGTCCGCGCTGTTCGGCCACGTGAGGGGTTCCTTCACCGGCGCGCAGAAGGACCGCCCCGGCCTGCTGCGGGAGGCGGATGGGGGGCTGCTGTTCCTCGATGAGATCGGCGAGCTGGGGCTGGACGAACAGGCGATGCTACTGCGCGCGCTGGAGGACAAGACCTTCCTGCCCGTGGGTGCGGACCGTGCGGTGACGAGCGATTTCCAGCTCATCGCCGGCACGAACAAGGACCTGCGCGCGGAGGTGGCGGCTGGCACGTTCCGGGAGGACCTGCTGGCGCGGATCCACCTGTGGACCTTCGCCTTGCCGGGGCTCGCGGAGCGGCGGGAGGACATCGGCCCGAACCTGGAGTTCGAGTTGGAGAAATACCACCGCAACCACGGCCGGGCGGTGAGCCTGAACAAGGAGGCGCGGACACATTTCCTGAAGTTCGCGGAAGCGGCGGACACTCCATGGCGGGGGAACTTCCGCGACCTGAACGCGGCGGTCACCCGCATGGCCACGCTGGCCCCCAGGGGGCGCATCCGTCCGGAGGATGTGGCGGAGGAGATCACCCGGCTGAAGGAAAGCTGGCAGCGTCCGGAGCGGGGATGCGAGGTCGCCCGCCACCGCCTTTCCGATGATCTGTTAGAAAGCATCGATCCCTTCGACCGCGTGCAGCTCTGCTATGTGGCGGAGGTCTGCATGAGATCGAAGAATCTCTCCGATGCCGGCCGCGAGATCTTCAGCGTGTCGCGTGGAAAGCGTGCCGTGACCAACGATGCGGACCGGCTGAAGAAGTATCTGGCGAGATTCGGCCTGTGCTTCGATGACGTCCGCTGA
- a CDS encoding flavodoxin-dependent (E)-4-hydroxy-3-methylbut-2-enyl-diphosphate synthase, with protein MTLMGHELGGDKTMRVFTTQERWNALAHKIASMGDFKPEIIFEKSGAIEIDPRDEAAVSHLNDLTEPHLVTVKDGIGLEVIHAFRQLAFEVDPRHPILLKDTLEPPSGDTDFLEALLPAARNIGSLLCDGIGDAILVRGETAPGQSLRLAYNILQASGNRIFKTDYVACPSCGRTLFNLQSTTQKIRAATGHLKGVRIAVMGCIVNGPGEMADADFGYVGGAPNKINLYVGKTPVKFNIPEDEAVQRLIDLIKEHDKWVDAPEPAAAEA; from the coding sequence ATGACGCTCATGGGTCATGAACTGGGCGGGGACAAGACGATGCGTGTCTTCACCACCCAGGAACGCTGGAACGCGCTGGCGCACAAGATCGCCTCGATGGGTGACTTCAAGCCGGAGATCATCTTCGAGAAATCCGGAGCCATCGAGATCGATCCGCGTGACGAAGCCGCGGTTTCCCATCTCAATGACCTGACGGAACCCCATCTGGTCACGGTGAAGGATGGCATCGGCCTGGAGGTGATCCATGCGTTCCGGCAGCTCGCGTTCGAGGTGGATCCCCGCCACCCGATTCTGCTGAAGGACACGCTGGAACCACCGTCCGGCGACACGGACTTCCTGGAAGCGCTGCTGCCTGCCGCGCGGAACATCGGCTCGTTGCTCTGCGACGGCATCGGTGATGCCATCCTGGTCCGAGGTGAAACCGCACCCGGGCAGTCCCTCCGGCTCGCCTACAACATCCTTCAGGCATCCGGGAACCGCATCTTCAAGACGGACTACGTGGCCTGCCCGAGCTGCGGGCGCACGCTGTTCAACCTCCAGTCCACCACCCAGAAGATCCGCGCCGCCACCGGCCACCTGAAGGGCGTGCGCATCGCGGTGATGGGCTGCATCGTCAACGGTCCTGGTGAGATGGCGGACGCCGACTTCGGCTACGTCGGCGGCGCGCCGAACAAGATCAACCTCTACGTCGGCAAGACACCGGTGAAGTTCAACATCCCGGAGGACGAGGCCGTTCAGCGCCTCATCGACCTGATCAAGGAGCATGACAAATGGGTGGACGCCCCGGAACCCGCGGCAGCCGAAGCTTGA